From Triticum aestivum cultivar Chinese Spring chromosome 4A, IWGSC CS RefSeq v2.1, whole genome shotgun sequence, a single genomic window includes:
- the LOC123088201 gene encoding spastin, with protein sequence MRAAGGLDSSPASPSPNNPKAPRKPPPSPLLRRISDDAPPRRRMSFLRALADSLSSLLFAPPPMDAAPSAAAVVGERVAVKLRGYFELAKEEIDKAVRAEEWGLPDDAEAHYRNALRVMLEAKAARVPDAVSSSERGQVRVYQDKIAKWQTQVEERLRVLGRRSGAAAPVPKKVVTNNQVNRPERLASTSSRKSALQSNPTFNRGGQASSHQKNSVGGSKPVQRAGGKDDDKLVEMINTTIVDRSPSVRWDDVAGLDKAKQALMEMVILPTKRRDLFTGLRRPAKGLLLFGPPGNGKTMLAKAVASESEATFFNVSASSLTSKWVGEAEKLVRTLFMVAVERQPSVIFMDEIDSVMSTRLASENDASRRLKSEFLIQFDGVTSNPDDLVIVIGATNKPQELDDAVLRRLVKRIYVPLPDPNVRRLLLKNQLKGQAFKLSNHDLERLAVETEGYSGSDLRALCEEAAMMPIRELGPQNILTIKANQLRPLRYEDFRSAMTAIRPSLQKSKWDELEKWNEEFGAS encoded by the exons ATGCGTGCCGCGGGGGGACTAGACTCCTCTCCGGCCTCTCCCTCCCCCAACAACCCCAAGGCCCCACGCAAACCTCCCCCATCCCCACTCCTCCGGCGAATCTCCGACGATGCTCCCCCGCGCCGGCGCATGAGCTTCCTCCGCGCGCTCGCGGACTCCCTCTCGTCGCTCCTCTTCGCGCCGCCGCCCATGGACGCGGCGCCGTCGGCGGCGGCCGTGGTGGGGGAGCGCGTGGCCGTGAAGCTGCGCGGCTACTTCGAGCTGGCCAAGGAGGAGATCGACAAGGCCGTGCGCGCCGAGGAGTGGGGCCTCCCCGACGACGCCGAGGCGCACTACCGCAACGCCCTCCGCGTCATGCTCGAGGCCAAGGCCGCCCGCGTCCCCGACGCCGTCTCCTCCAG CGAGAGGGGCCAGGTGAGGGTGTACCAGGACAAGATCGCCAAGTGGCAGACGCAGGTGGAGGAGCGGCTCagggtgctcggccggaggagtg GAGCGGCTGCACCAGTCCCTAAGAAG GTTGTTACAAACAATCAAGTAAATAGGCCTGAGAGACTAGCATCAACTAGCTCCCGTAAGTCAGCTTTGCAGTCTAACCCCACCTTTAACAGAGGTGGTCAAGCATCCTCTCATCAGAAGAATAGCGTTGGTGGATCCAAGCCAGTGCAAAGAGCTGGTGGAAAGGATGATGACAAGCTTGTTGAAATGATAAATACAACAATCGTGGATAGAAGTCCATCTGTCAGATGGGATGATGTTG CTGGTCTGGACAAAGCAAAGCAAGCACTCATGGAAATGGTTATCTTACCTACTAAGCGAAGGGATTTATTCACTGGTCTTCGGAGGCCTGCGAAAG GGCTGCTTCTCTTTGGTCCTCCGGGGAATGGGAAAACAATGCTTGCCAAAGCTGTTGCTTCAGAATCTGAAGCAACATTTTTTAATGTTTCAGCTTCTTCGTTGACATCAAAGTGG GTAGGGGAAGCTGAAAAGCTTGTTCGGACACTTTTCATGGTTGCTGTCGAGAGGCAACCGTCTGTTATTTTCATGGATGAG ATCGACAGTGTGATGTCAACAAGGTTAGCTAGCGAGAATGATGCAAGCAGGCGACTGAAATCTGAATTCCTTATCCAGTTTGATGGGGTGACATCAAACCCAGATGATTTAGTAATTGTGATAG GAGCTACGAATAAACCACAAGAGTTGGATGACGCTGTTCTTCGAAGATTG GTAAAAAGAATATATGTGCCACTGCCTGATCCAAATGTACGGAGGTTACTTCTGAAAAATCAGCTCAAAGGACAAGCATTCAAATTGTCCA ATCATGATCTGGAGAGGCTTGCTGTGGAGACTGAAG GGTATTCTGGGAGTGACCTGAGAGCCTTGTGCGAGGAAGCTGCAATGATGCCGATCAGAGAGCTCGGTCCACAGAATATTCTCACCATTAAAGCAAACCAG CTGCGACCATTGAGATATGAGGATTTCAGGAGCGCGATGACGGCGATAAGGCCGAGCCTGCAGAAGAGCAAGTGGGACGAACTGGAGAAATGGAACGAGGAGTTCGGCGCAAGCTGA